The Sagittula sp. P11 genome window below encodes:
- a CDS encoding imelysin family protein codes for MKTLMTTAAAMSLCAAPLFAADSAEVLDTYADIAQAGYEDSLTTAKALQEAVDALIADPSQETLDAAREAWLAARVPYQQTEVFRFGNAIVDDWEGKVNAWPLDEGLIDYVDATYGGPSDENQFAGLNVIATPTFTLSGEEVDASEITPDLISGTLHEADGVEANVASGYHAIEFLLWGQDLNGTEAGAGDRLYTDYASGDECTNGNCDRRAEYLQAATELLVSDLEWMAAQWQDGGAARDALMEDEDAGIVAMLTGMGSLSYGEQAGERMRLGLMLNDPEEEHDCFSDNTHNSHFYDGKGVQNVYLGSYTRVDGTEVTGPSLSDMVAEADPALDEEMKAKLDTTMDKLGAIVAAAEDGFSYDMMLERGNTEGEALIMGGVEALVDQTRSIERVVSALSVDGIEFEGSDSLDNPSAVFQ; via the coding sequence ATGAAGACCTTGATGACCACCGCCGCCGCGATGTCGCTTTGCGCTGCACCGCTCTTTGCCGCCGATAGCGCCGAGGTGCTGGACACCTATGCCGACATCGCGCAGGCGGGATACGAGGACAGCCTGACCACCGCGAAGGCCCTGCAGGAGGCCGTCGATGCGCTGATCGCCGATCCCTCGCAGGAAACGCTCGACGCCGCCCGCGAGGCATGGCTCGCCGCGCGTGTTCCCTACCAGCAGACCGAGGTCTTCCGCTTCGGCAACGCCATCGTGGACGACTGGGAAGGCAAGGTAAATGCCTGGCCGCTGGACGAAGGGCTGATTGATTATGTCGACGCCACCTATGGCGGGCCGTCCGACGAGAACCAGTTCGCCGGTCTGAACGTCATCGCGACCCCGACCTTCACGCTTTCCGGCGAAGAGGTCGATGCTTCCGAGATCACGCCCGACCTGATCTCCGGCACGCTGCACGAGGCCGACGGGGTGGAGGCGAACGTGGCCTCCGGCTATCATGCAATCGAGTTCCTGCTCTGGGGTCAGGACCTCAACGGGACCGAGGCCGGTGCCGGTGACCGGCTCTATACCGACTACGCCTCGGGCGACGAGTGCACCAACGGCAACTGCGACCGCCGCGCCGAGTACCTCCAGGCCGCGACCGAGCTTCTGGTCAGCGACCTCGAATGGATGGCCGCACAATGGCAGGACGGCGGCGCCGCCCGCGATGCGCTGATGGAAGACGAGGACGCCGGGATCGTGGCGATGCTGACCGGCATGGGGTCGCTGTCCTACGGCGAACAGGCGGGCGAACGGATGCGTCTCGGCCTGATGCTGAACGACCCGGAGGAAGAGCACGACTGCTTCTCCGACAACACGCACAACTCGCACTTCTACGACGGCAAGGGCGTGCAGAACGTCTATCTCGGCAGCTACACGCGGGTCGACGGCACCGAGGTGACCGGCCCCTCGCTGAGCGACATGGTGGCCGAGGCAGACCCCGCCCTCGACGAGGAAATGAAGGCCAAGCTGGACACAACCATGGACAAGCTGGGCGCCATCGTCGCGGCGGCCGAGGACGGCTTCTCCTACGACATGATGCTGGAACGCGGCAATACCGAGGGCGAGGCGCTGATCATGGGCGGCGTCGAGGCCCTGGTCGACCAGACCCGCAGCATCGAACGCGTCGTCTCTGCCCTGTCGGTGGACGGCATCGAGTTCGAAGGCTCCGACAGCCTCGACAATCCTTCGGCCGTCTTCCAGTAA
- a CDS encoding sensor histidine kinase KdpD: protein MTRRWRPSLGLVLGGALAGTLALSLSGLVVFRYLGPAIGYREAAVLLGSLIAAVTAVVGWLLVRLLLRPIHALEAYAMAEGTAEVPRHYGTRELHATAQRVIAMTEALRDREATVRAYTDHVTHEMKTPVSAIRAAVELMQDTAALSDEEQQLLTRIDTARQQIETRLSALRRAARAREVRYLGSTTLERLAPDLTAAHPGLQIDLDGQRVALPMGREGVLVVLAQMLNNAAEHGATRVAVVASQSDDQPTLEVHDNGTGISGGNAARIFDPFFTTRRDAGGTGMGLAVAANILAAHRGDIALVPSATGARFRITWTTH from the coding sequence GTGACCCGCCGCTGGCGCCCCTCGCTGGGGCTGGTGCTGGGTGGCGCACTGGCCGGGACCCTCGCGCTCTCGCTGAGTGGGCTGGTGGTCTTCCGCTACCTCGGCCCGGCGATCGGCTACCGCGAGGCAGCCGTGCTGCTCGGATCGCTGATCGCGGCGGTGACGGCGGTCGTGGGCTGGCTGCTCGTCCGCCTGCTGCTGCGCCCGATCCATGCGCTCGAAGCCTACGCCATGGCGGAAGGCACGGCAGAGGTCCCGCGCCACTACGGCACCCGCGAACTCCACGCCACCGCCCAGCGGGTCATCGCAATGACAGAGGCGCTGCGCGACCGCGAAGCCACGGTCCGCGCCTACACCGACCACGTCACGCACGAGATGAAGACACCGGTCTCCGCGATCCGCGCGGCGGTGGAACTGATGCAGGACACCGCGGCCCTCTCCGACGAGGAACAGCAACTTCTGACAAGGATCGACACCGCCCGCCAGCAGATCGAGACCCGGCTGTCGGCCCTGCGCCGCGCGGCGCGGGCGCGCGAGGTCCGCTATCTCGGCAGCACCACGCTGGAACGGCTGGCGCCCGATCTGACCGCCGCACACCCCGGCCTGCAGATCGACCTCGACGGGCAGCGCGTTGCCCTGCCGATGGGCCGCGAAGGTGTGTTGGTGGTCCTCGCACAGATGCTGAACAACGCCGCGGAGCACGGCGCGACGAGGGTCGCCGTCGTCGCCAGCCAATCCGACGACCAGCCCACGCTCGAGGTGCACGACAATGGCACCGGCATCTCCGGCGGCAACGCCGCGCGCATCTTCGACCCCTTTTTCACGACCCGCCGCGATGCCGGCGGAACGGGCATGGGCCTCGCCGTCGCAGCCAACATCCTCGCCGCGCACCGCGGCGACATCGCCCTCGTGCCGTCTGCCACCGGCGCCCGTTTCCGCATTACCTGGACCACCCACTGA
- a CDS encoding response regulator transcription factor: MKILIVDDDPSLRDLLRLALERAGHTVICAADGALALTHAGRETPDLIVLDIGLPEMDGFEVCRRLRARSDVPVLFLTARDDEVDRIVGLEMGADDYVTKPFSPREVVARVAAILRRYGTPARDDTRSHGAITLDREARLCRAAGQPVALTGTEFQMLDTLIAAPGRLFTRAELASAVWGAGAQQSDRTMDSHLRNLRRKLADAGVPDAIETVHAQGMRLGPCTADAA; this comes from the coding sequence ATGAAGATCCTGATTGTCGACGACGACCCCAGCCTGCGCGACCTCCTGCGCCTTGCACTCGAACGCGCCGGGCACACGGTGATCTGCGCCGCCGACGGCGCGCTCGCCCTGACCCATGCCGGGCGCGAGACACCCGACCTGATCGTGCTGGACATCGGCCTGCCGGAAATGGACGGCTTCGAGGTCTGCCGCCGCCTGCGCGCCCGTTCCGACGTGCCGGTGCTGTTCCTCACCGCGCGCGACGACGAGGTCGACCGCATCGTCGGGCTGGAGATGGGCGCCGACGACTACGTCACGAAGCCCTTCAGCCCGCGCGAGGTCGTGGCCCGCGTCGCCGCGATCCTCAGGCGCTACGGCACGCCCGCCCGCGACGACACCCGCAGCCACGGCGCCATCACGCTCGACCGGGAAGCCCGCCTCTGCCGCGCCGCCGGGCAGCCGGTGGCACTTACGGGGACGGAGTTCCAGATGCTCGACACGCTGATCGCCGCGCCCGGACGGCTCTTCACCCGTGCCGAGTTGGCCTCCGCCGTCTGGGGCGCGGGCGCGCAGCAATCGGACCGTACGATGGACAGCCACCTGCGCAACCTGCGCCGCAAGCTGGCCGACGCCGGCGTCCCTGACGCCATCGAGACGGTGCACGCCCAGGGGATGCGCCTCGGCCCCTGCACGGCAGACGCCGCGTGA
- a CDS encoding DUF4153 domain-containing protein: MGQEFARGVPQVLAMDGWWLDGDGGDGEATPSDTRRGAAIRFGGLAFLVLLADLLFWHRTPGISLALFAVAIFAVATWDGRPTARLVRPALLLVLGALPVVEYVQALSVGFLLAGLAASLVWACVRPEDPWLATGLAWLARLPGAWAAPLNPDRWGHAFRALRRAPETGALRRLAAGWAFPVGGALVFAGLLVGANPVLGQALDLRPDVFTLLQRGLFWAGIALLVWPLLDRSLPRPVALPQTLPTAGPRFGLTRTSVLRALVMFNALIAVQTVMDAAILLGGAALPEGMNYAEYAHRGAYPLLATALLAGAFALAARPFLGEHRAIRPLLLLWLVQNVVLCGAAMLRLELYIAAYGLTYLRVHAMIWMGLVALMLALAVWQVLRAHRNRWLLMRGALLGLATLYATAFVNVAEKIADGNLSAPATRQTDFAYVCSLGPMAQDAYARAVAQRPYLEGVLVRHGCALTEPRIAHWQEWGFRKARVGGYGPAEAEPTTR, translated from the coding sequence ATGGGACAGGAGTTCGCGCGCGGCGTGCCGCAGGTACTGGCGATGGACGGATGGTGGCTGGATGGCGACGGCGGTGATGGCGAAGCAACCCCCTCGGACACGCGCCGGGGTGCGGCGATACGCTTCGGAGGTCTGGCGTTCCTCGTGCTGCTCGCGGACCTCTTGTTCTGGCACCGCACCCCGGGCATATCCCTCGCGCTTTTCGCCGTAGCGATCTTCGCCGTCGCCACATGGGACGGGAGGCCGACGGCGCGGCTGGTGCGCCCGGCCCTGCTGCTGGTCTTGGGCGCCCTGCCTGTGGTCGAATACGTGCAAGCCCTGTCGGTGGGCTTCCTCCTTGCCGGCCTCGCCGCAAGCCTCGTCTGGGCGTGCGTCCGGCCAGAAGACCCCTGGCTGGCCACGGGCCTCGCCTGGCTGGCACGCCTGCCAGGCGCATGGGCGGCCCCCCTCAACCCGGACCGCTGGGGCCACGCCTTCCGGGCGCTTCGCCGCGCACCCGAAACCGGCGCGTTGAGGCGCCTGGCCGCCGGTTGGGCCTTTCCGGTCGGCGGCGCATTGGTCTTCGCCGGGCTGCTCGTCGGGGCGAACCCCGTGCTCGGCCAGGCCCTCGACCTGCGCCCCGACGTCTTCACGCTTTTGCAACGCGGCCTGTTCTGGGCGGGCATCGCCCTGCTGGTCTGGCCCCTGCTCGACCGGAGCCTGCCGCGCCCGGTCGCCCTTCCGCAAACACTGCCCACGGCCGGCCCGCGCTTCGGCCTGACCCGCACATCTGTGCTGCGGGCACTGGTCATGTTCAACGCTCTGATCGCGGTTCAGACCGTGATGGACGCGGCGATCCTGCTGGGCGGCGCGGCCTTGCCCGAAGGCATGAACTACGCCGAATACGCCCATCGCGGCGCCTACCCGCTCTTGGCCACAGCCCTGCTTGCCGGGGCCTTCGCGCTGGCCGCGCGTCCTTTCCTCGGCGAGCATCGGGCGATCCGGCCGCTCCTCCTCTTGTGGCTGGTGCAGAACGTGGTGCTCTGTGGCGCCGCCATGCTGCGGCTGGAGCTTTACATCGCGGCCTACGGGCTGACCTACCTGCGCGTGCATGCGATGATCTGGATGGGACTCGTCGCGCTGATGCTGGCCCTCGCCGTTTGGCAGGTCCTGCGGGCTCACCGCAACCGCTGGCTCCTGATGCGCGGCGCGCTGCTGGGTCTCGCCACGCTCTACGCCACCGCCTTTGTGAACGTCGCCGAGAAAATCGCCGACGGAAACTTGTCCGCCCCGGCCACCCGTCAGACCGATTTCGCCTACGTCTGCAGCCTCGGCCCGATGGCGCAGGACGCCTATGCCCGGGCCGTCGCCCAAAGGCCCTATCTCGAAGGCGTGCTCGTCCGACACGGCTGCGCCCTGACCGAGCCACGGATCGCGCACTGGCAGGAATGGGGGTTCCGCAAGGCGCGCGTCGGCGGATATGGTCCCGCCGAAGCGGAGCCCACGACCCGATGA
- a CDS encoding polyamine aminopropyltransferase, with translation MNTPAAAPDDRRLKEVWLLLATFLVAVAGLIYELIAGTVSSYLLGDSIRQFSFVIGVFLSAMGLGAWASRFVGEAVRGFIWAQIALGVIGGFLAPLLFFTYAATGEVGLALYGALIAIGVLSGMEIPLIARVLESIGATSFRFENVLSADYVGALAASLAFPLLVIPNLGLMSASLAFGTLNLAVAALSLVIFRDIASRAQWIGCGVALLASVAALIQSERMVSVADAALFEDDVIISETTPYQQISVTRFRDRVRLYLDHSIQFDSLDEYRYHESLIHPAMARAERVKDVLILGGGDGMAAREVLRHEGVESVTLVDLDPRMTELFRDTDELAALNGGALRDPRVHVVNADAWRFAEDTNAIFDVIVLDLPDPKNIALSKLYSREFYSLLMERVSTTGVLVTQAGSPVYAREAFWSVVRTWEDVRNPVAPDTGLTILPYHAYVPSFGEWGFVIVEPLARRARPLDLPEGLRFLTPEVWQGAQVFAADTDRVEVEPNTLQTHRLVDYYLSGWDHWFR, from the coding sequence TTGAACACGCCCGCCGCCGCCCCGGACGACCGGCGGCTGAAGGAGGTCTGGCTGCTTCTGGCCACCTTCCTCGTCGCGGTCGCGGGCCTGATCTACGAGCTGATCGCCGGCACGGTGTCGAGTTACCTGCTGGGCGACTCGATCCGGCAGTTCAGCTTTGTCATCGGCGTCTTCCTCAGTGCCATGGGTCTGGGGGCGTGGGCCTCCCGCTTTGTCGGAGAAGCGGTGCGCGGATTCATCTGGGCGCAGATCGCGCTGGGGGTCATCGGCGGCTTCCTCGCGCCGCTCCTGTTCTTCACCTACGCCGCCACCGGCGAGGTGGGGCTGGCGCTCTACGGTGCACTGATCGCAATCGGCGTGCTCTCCGGCATGGAAATCCCGCTGATCGCCCGCGTTCTGGAATCGATCGGCGCGACCTCCTTCCGGTTCGAGAACGTGCTCTCCGCCGATTACGTCGGTGCGCTGGCGGCCTCCCTCGCGTTCCCGCTGCTGGTCATCCCCAACCTCGGGCTGATGTCCGCCTCCCTCGCCTTCGGCACGCTGAACCTGGCCGTGGCGGCGCTGTCGCTGGTGATCTTCCGGGATATCGCCAGCCGGGCGCAATGGATCGGCTGCGGCGTGGCGCTGCTGGCCTCGGTTGCGGCCCTCATACAGTCGGAGCGGATGGTCTCCGTCGCCGATGCGGCGCTGTTCGAGGATGACGTCATCATATCGGAGACGACGCCCTACCAGCAGATCTCCGTCACGCGGTTCCGCGACCGGGTGCGGCTCTACCTCGACCATTCCATCCAGTTCGACAGCCTCGACGAGTACCGCTACCACGAAAGCCTGATCCATCCGGCTATGGCCCGGGCCGAACGGGTGAAGGACGTGCTGATCCTCGGCGGCGGCGACGGCATGGCGGCGCGCGAGGTGCTGCGCCACGAGGGAGTCGAAAGCGTCACGCTGGTCGACCTCGACCCGCGCATGACCGAGCTGTTCCGCGACACCGACGAACTGGCCGCCCTGAACGGCGGTGCCCTGCGCGACCCGCGCGTGCATGTGGTCAACGCCGACGCATGGCGCTTTGCCGAGGACACCAATGCAATCTTCGACGTGATCGTGCTGGACCTGCCCGACCCGAAGAACATCGCCCTCTCCAAGCTCTACAGCCGGGAGTTCTACAGCCTGCTGATGGAGCGCGTCTCGACCACCGGCGTGCTGGTCACGCAGGCCGGATCGCCTGTCTACGCACGAGAGGCCTTCTGGTCCGTCGTCCGGACGTGGGAGGATGTGCGCAACCCGGTCGCCCCGGACACCGGGCTGACCATCCTGCCCTACCACGCCTACGTCCCGAGCTTCGGCGAATGGGGTTTCGTCATCGTGGAACCGCTCGCACGGCGCGCCCGCCCGCTCGACCTGCCCGAGGGGCTGAGGTTCCTCACGCCCGAGGTCTGGCAGGGCGCCCAGGTCTTCGCCGCCGACACCGACCGGGTTGAGGTGGAGCCCAACACCCTGCAAACCCACCGGCTGGTCGATTATTACCTGAGCGGCTGGGACCACTGGTTCCGCTAG
- a CDS encoding DUF350 domain-containing protein yields MEPVITIQLSEVISTIFYTFLGVALMGACWWAINRFTHFSVIKEIEEDQNTALAVLIGSVFLALAIIISAVILS; encoded by the coding sequence ATGGAACCGGTCATCACCATTCAGCTGTCGGAAGTCATCAGCACCATCTTCTACACCTTTCTCGGGGTGGCGCTGATGGGGGCCTGCTGGTGGGCGATCAACCGCTTCACCCATTTCTCCGTCATCAAGGAGATCGAGGAAGACCAGAACACCGCGCTGGCGGTGCTGATCGGATCGGTCTTCCTTGCGCTGGCGATCATCATCTCGGCAGTCATCCTGTCTTGA
- a CDS encoding DUF4178 domain-containing protein, whose translation MTRAGLASINCTSCGAGLNVLGGGRVVVHVCSYCGAELDAQENYKVLRKFDDLQRPDTPFRLGMEGTLFGVDWIIVGTIGMKDGPWRWVEHQLYSPTHGYAWLNVEEGNYTFSRRVRKVSHPSWMDSRWVESAESRPQVLLNGERFRYYETSDARITFLEGEFTWAPQIDDTTQTISALSDEAMLDFSQSGVEREMHRTIWLDPAELAAAFKLTDPLGPPLSRHPLMPFKGGTNDRFMTRAAAIFAVACIVLSLFVAVTANKRDVLGETAISLAALPQTVEFPVTQTDRLVQIDLGAHPSNAWLWVGMEVLDPEGETLFESGRAMEFYSGRDSDGTWTEGNRTANLRFRPPAAGTYQIIFNEKETELWISGSEPTSFTVSAREGVRSAGWLGVLGILFGLVAVIPLGRRLWHRTVRFSGSDWTDED comes from the coding sequence GTGACGCGCGCGGGCCTTGCTTCCATCAACTGCACGTCCTGCGGCGCGGGACTGAACGTGCTGGGTGGCGGGCGCGTGGTGGTGCACGTCTGCTCCTACTGCGGGGCAGAGCTCGACGCGCAGGAAAACTACAAGGTCCTGCGCAAGTTCGACGACCTGCAGCGCCCCGACACACCCTTCCGGCTGGGCATGGAAGGCACCCTGTTCGGGGTCGACTGGATCATCGTCGGCACCATCGGCATGAAGGACGGCCCGTGGAGATGGGTGGAGCACCAGCTTTATTCGCCCACCCACGGCTATGCCTGGCTGAACGTCGAAGAGGGCAACTACACCTTCTCGCGCCGCGTGCGGAAGGTCAGCCACCCCTCGTGGATGGACAGCCGCTGGGTCGAATCCGCAGAAAGCCGCCCGCAGGTCCTGCTGAACGGCGAACGCTTCCGCTACTATGAGACGTCAGACGCGCGCATCACCTTCCTCGAAGGCGAATTCACCTGGGCGCCGCAGATCGACGACACCACGCAGACGATCTCTGCGCTATCCGACGAGGCGATGCTCGACTTCTCCCAAAGCGGGGTGGAGCGGGAAATGCACCGCACGATCTGGCTGGACCCTGCAGAGCTGGCGGCCGCCTTCAAACTGACAGACCCGCTGGGCCCACCACTGTCCCGCCACCCGTTGATGCCGTTCAAGGGCGGCACCAACGACCGCTTCATGACGCGCGCCGCTGCCATCTTCGCGGTGGCCTGCATCGTGCTGTCGCTCTTTGTCGCGGTGACCGCCAACAAGCGCGACGTGCTGGGCGAGACGGCGATCTCTCTGGCCGCCCTGCCCCAGACCGTGGAATTCCCGGTCACGCAGACCGACCGGCTGGTGCAGATCGACCTCGGGGCGCACCCGTCGAACGCCTGGCTCTGGGTCGGGATGGAGGTCCTGGACCCGGAGGGCGAGACGCTCTTCGAATCCGGCCGCGCGATGGAGTTCTATTCCGGCCGCGACTCCGATGGCACGTGGACGGAGGGCAACCGCACCGCCAACCTGCGCTTCCGCCCGCCCGCCGCCGGCACCTACCAGATCATCTTCAACGAGAAGGAAACGGAGCTCTGGATCTCCGGGTCGGAACCCACGAGCTTCACCGTCTCCGCCCGCGAAGGCGTGCGGTCGGCGGGCTGGCTGGGGGTGCTGGGCATCCTCTTCGGCCTCGTCGCCGTGATCCCGCTGGGCCGCCGGCTCTGGCACCGCACCGTCCGCTTCTCGGGCTCAGACTGGACGGACGAGGACTGA
- a CDS encoding DUF4178 domain-containing protein — protein sequence MLTCPSCDTTLYVQSDKLLNAGTSGEMHDGPQLFSIGDIVKLGRKAWEVLGHARFSYGRGWWDEYWCEDPKGAGAWISVDEGDIVIQVPVDESAEQPALRTNSRIGMPFEWHREHFRVVETGNGECVAVRGVFGERVVVGDTFSYANAQGDEGTLLSAETDGTGTAWFTGEWHDPFEVSGTLKVLS from the coding sequence ATGCTGACCTGCCCGTCCTGCGACACCACGCTTTATGTCCAGTCCGACAAGCTGCTGAACGCGGGAACTTCCGGCGAGATGCACGACGGGCCGCAGCTCTTCTCCATCGGCGACATCGTGAAGCTGGGCCGCAAGGCGTGGGAAGTGCTGGGCCACGCACGCTTTTCCTACGGGCGCGGCTGGTGGGACGAATACTGGTGCGAGGACCCGAAGGGCGCAGGCGCCTGGATCTCCGTCGACGAGGGCGACATCGTCATACAGGTGCCGGTGGACGAGAGCGCCGAACAACCGGCACTGCGCACAAACAGCCGCATCGGCATGCCGTTCGAATGGCACAGGGAGCATTTCCGCGTCGTGGAGACCGGGAACGGCGAATGCGTGGCGGTCCGCGGCGTGTTCGGCGAACGGGTCGTGGTGGGCGACACCTTCAGCTACGCGAACGCGCAGGGGGATGAGGGCACGCTGCTCTCTGCCGAGACCGACGGCACCGGCACCGCGTGGTTCACCGGCGAATGGCACGATCCCTTCGAGGTCTCCGGCACGCTGAAGGTGCTGTCGTGA
- the iolG gene encoding inositol 2-dehydrogenase translates to MTLRFAILGAGRIGQAHARAISATPGASFVALYEPLEEAASSMAQRYGCDLRSTDEIAASEDIDAVAICTPTDTHADLIEKFARAGKAIFCEKPVDLSATRVREALKTVNETGATLMVGFNRRFDPDFMAVKRAIDAGTIGDVEMVNIISRDPGAPPVSYIKVSGGIFRDMTIHDFDMARWLLGEEPVTVMAQGSNLVDPEIGAAGDWDSVNVILKTASGRQAVISNSRRATYGYDQRIEVHGSKGMASAANRHESTVEVAGEGGYARPPLLNFFMDRYAVAYANEIAAFVKAVVEGAPTPTTGEDGLKALELADAAFESAKTGKAVSLT, encoded by the coding sequence ATGACCCTTCGCTTTGCCATTCTCGGCGCCGGCCGCATCGGGCAGGCCCATGCCCGCGCGATTTCCGCCACACCCGGCGCCTCTTTCGTCGCGCTTTACGAACCGCTGGAAGAGGCGGCGTCCTCCATGGCGCAGCGGTATGGCTGCGACTTGCGCAGCACCGACGAAATCGCCGCGTCAGAAGACATCGACGCCGTGGCGATCTGCACCCCCACGGACACCCACGCCGACCTGATCGAGAAGTTCGCCAGGGCGGGCAAGGCGATCTTCTGCGAGAAGCCCGTCGACCTGTCGGCCACCCGCGTGCGCGAGGCGCTGAAGACCGTGAACGAGACCGGCGCGACCCTGATGGTCGGCTTCAACCGCCGCTTCGATCCCGACTTCATGGCGGTGAAGCGGGCGATCGACGCGGGCACGATTGGCGACGTGGAGATGGTGAACATCATCTCCCGCGATCCGGGCGCGCCGCCGGTCTCCTACATCAAGGTCTCTGGCGGCATCTTCCGCGACATGACCATCCACGACTTCGACATGGCCCGCTGGCTCCTGGGTGAAGAGCCGGTGACCGTGATGGCGCAGGGCTCCAACCTCGTCGATCCGGAGATCGGTGCGGCGGGCGACTGGGACAGCGTCAACGTCATCCTCAAGACCGCGAGCGGCCGGCAGGCCGTCATCAGCAATTCGCGCCGCGCCACCTATGGCTACGACCAGCGGATCGAGGTGCACGGATCGAAGGGCATGGCCTCGGCCGCCAACCGCCACGAATCCACCGTGGAGGTCGCGGGCGAGGGCGGTTATGCCCGGCCGCCGCTCCTGAACTTCTTCATGGACCGCTACGCCGTGGCCTACGCCAACGAGATCGCCGCCTTCGTGAAGGCCGTGGTCGAGGGCGCACCGACGCCGACGACCGGC